A window of Ficedula albicollis isolate OC2 chromosome 19, FicAlb1.5, whole genome shotgun sequence genomic DNA:
CCATTTCTTTATGTTTGCAAGTCAGACTAATTGAAGGCTACTCACAGAAGGAACgattttttaaagggaaaaaaggacacaaagagcaaggaaaacatGAATGGGACTCCAGTGGGACAGGAATATTTGAGACTGGGAAATACAATCATGTACATTCCTGACCCATGAAGCTTCAACACAAAGCCAAAAAGAAGATGTATAGATTTTGTAGTTACTAGTATCTTTTTGACAGATATTAGTTTTAACTGATATTAAATAGTATTAATTTTATGTTGAGTTAGTTTAAATCCAAGTTGTATTAAATTTCattaaactttaaattttaaataacacaCAGCTCAAAAGAGGTCTGTAGTTTCTGCTCTAATTCCAAACTCTACCAAATCTTGCTGGCTTGACTAGGGCTCAAGCTGTTATTCCAGTTATTCCTCCATCCTTAGCTGAAAAGAACTGAGCCTTCTACCCAGACCAAGTGTTGTTCCAGACACTGGGACCATCCAGAGGGACAAGTGCATCTGGCACCTCATGgtcacagcagctgcaagaAACATAACtatagaaaaacatttaaaaagttaaaaagaaccagctgctgtgctgggattaaGGATGTGAAGCCCTTGATTCTCCTTTGTGCcccaagaattatttttttccccatttagTGGTGTACAAATACtccagggaagagaagagcCCCTCTCTGGGTCAGGCCTCAGTCCCACATCTTGCCCTCCCATGGCAGTGTCTGTCCTGGGGGTACATCTTGCACCATTTGGGGTTGGTGGACTCACAGGTTCACAGAGCTGTCAGTGTTATGAATGGATGTGGGGGTTTAGATAAGTCCTTGCCTTTTGCCCAGGCCTCTGGCAGCAGGCAGTAGCTTTATTGAGGcagccagcaccccaaaacccactcTCATTCACAAGTTCTTTAATAATGGCTGATTTGGTCTACTATAgagtgatttatttatttaatagacATAAAACTAACAGACATAAGGCTTAAACCAAACTAATACTACACAAGaataaggataaaaaaagaCTAGTAGATGTATACAGTGTGAGGTTCAAGGTACCTATTAATGTTACAGCTAGCAAAGAAATAATATAACTTAGGATTCAATGTATCTAACCATCCAAATGTTGATGGGGCACGCATCGAGATCCTTTCCCTCAATCCCCAGGGAAGTAACCATGAATTTGTGTCCAAAGTCCAGGGAGAAGTCTCCCACATTTTCAGGGTGTGTGTGTAAAAGGCTTCTACCTCTGTGATAACTCGTGTGTCTCTTATAGTTTGTAAAACAGCGTTTCTCAGtcaagaatatttcttttatctcttctcaCATCTGCTCTGCAGACTAAGATGTTGATTCTTAGCTGAGGCCTGAGCCCTTTTGGCGCCAGAGGTGGCCCCTTGCTGGGCCATTCAGCCCCTGGGTTATCTCTTCTAAATGCATCTCCCATCTGTGGTAGAGAGGAGGGGGGTACCTCCTGTGGCTCCTGCCACAGTCAGCAAGGAGCAAAGAACAcacctgcttttctccagaGACCACTGAGCAGGTGATGCTCTGCCATCTGCATGGGTCTCTGCTAAGGCTGTGCTTTCTTTGCAAGGAAAGAACCTCACCCTTAAGGAAACTGCATTCAGTTCATGACATTTTCTGATTCAAGGGGGATTGTAAAACAAAATGATAGaaattccagccccagcctTAAGATTTAGTGAAAAAATCCAGGACCGCAAAGATATGGAGCCGCTTAATTCCCATCATTATATATTTGGCTTGCAAAAATGAAGGACAGAGCTTGCTAAATCCAGCGAGGAAATCGCTGAAACAGCTCACAAGAGGCTGCACATGCCTAGAGGAGAAAGGTGAAGCGGGCACGGTGATGAAGACGTCCAGCCTTCATCAGGGGAGCAGCGCGGTGCCTTCCTCAGCGCCGCCACGGCGAGCGCCGCCCCTGCGCGTCGGCTGTTAATGATAATGATGAGTTCTGAGAAATAGTTTGCATAACCACACCTTTCCTAAGGGGAGCTGTGACTATGCACGAAGCGTAACCATATGTTGTGATCTGCTGCGTACCGGTGTGTGCGCTGTTAGCAGGAGTGATCCCCGCACCCGCTGTGATGAATAAAACAAGTATTATTTCAATTCCGCTTCTTGGGCTGGGTCTCCCAAGTGTCTCTTGGCCCGGTTTGGGGCGATTCAGAGGCCGAGGCCCCCGCCTGTCCAGCGGGCGAGGGACAGCCCCACTACACCAGCCCCTTTGTTCTGGTGCCTGTATAACTTAGGTCAAAGTTACAAGGTGCTTATATAGCTTGATTTATATCAATATAACCTGATATATCTATATAACCTGATATCTATATGACCTGAATCATAGCTTTATATACCTATATAACCTGAATCATAGCTTTTATACCTATACAACTTGATATAAATAACTTTTTGTAACAGTGTAATGGCTAGTATATGGTTAACTAGTTGCTTGATGCTGAATAGATACAAAAAACGAGAAAAAAGAATCACTCGGTGGCTAGCTTTAGACATAGATAAACATAGCACGAATGAAAAATTGGCAAGTGCAAAGCCAATTcaccacaaaacaaagaatttaggCCGGTTAAGGCCAGACAGACCAAGGAACACCTTAACTATGCATGTCCCTCacacaggggctctggggacGCCTCTCACATCGAGGGATGTGTGGGACCCTCCGTCACACGGGGGTTGAGGGAATCTCCCCTCACACagaggctgtggggacagctcTCACACCGAGGAATGTGTGGGATACTCCCTCACACGGAGGGATGTCCCTcacacaggggctgtggggacgCCTCTCACAGTGAGGGATGTGTGGGACCCTCCCTCACACAGGGGTTGAGGGAATCTCCCCTCACACAGGGGGATGTGTGGGACCCTCCCTCACACCGAAGGATGTGTGGGACACTCTCTCACACGGAGGGATGTGGGGAATCTCCCCTCACACGGAGGGATGTCCCTCACACAGGGGCCCTGGGGACATCTCTCACAGGGAGGGATGTGTGGGGCCCTCCCTCACACCGAGGGATGTGTAGGACCCTCCCTCACACATAGGCTGAGGGAATCCCCCCTCACACGGAGGGATGTCCGTCACACAggggccctggggacacctctcACAGGGAGGGATGTGTGGGACCCTCCATCACACGGAGGTTGAGGGAATCTCCCCTCACACGGAGGGGATGTGTGGGACCCTCCCTcacacaggggctgtggggacagctcTCACACGGAGGGTTGTGTGGGATCCCCCCTCACACGGAGGGATGTCCCTCACAcaggggcggggggggggggggggggggggggggggggggggggggggggggggggggggggggggggggggggggggggggggggggggggggggggggggggggggggggggggggggggggggggggggggggggggggggggggggggggggggggggggggggggggggggggggggggggggggggggggggggggggggggggggggggggggggggggggggggggggggggggggggggggggggggggggggggggggggggggggggggggggggggggggggggggggggggggggggggggggggggggggggggggggggggggggggggggggggggggggggggggggggggggggggggggggggggggggggggggggggggggggggggggggggggggggggggggggggggggggggggggggggggggggggggggggggggggggggggggggggggggggggggggggggggggggggcagcgccGTGTGCCGCTCCCGGGACCCCGCCGTGTACCGCTCCCGGGACCCCGTCCGCAACCTGCGCCTGCGGTGAGCGCCTGCCCGGCCCCGCCTGCCTCCGCTGGCCCGCACAGCCCTGACGCTCCGCTCCTTCCCCGCAGGGTCCGTATCCAGCGGGTCTCGCCGGCCGGGCCTCTCCTGCCGCGGGCGCCGCCGCTCGCCGGCCCCGAGCGCCCGGGCCGGGCCGACAGTGAGGAAGCGGGAGCGGTGCCGCTGCGGGTCACCGCTGCCTCCCGCGCAGGAGCCCAGAGAGCCCCGGCGGACtctctggaggaggaggaggtcgAGGTGGGGTGGCAGGAGAAGCTCTTCAGCCAGGTGGGTGCggtggggaggcaggagggactCGGCGGGATGGGTCAGATCGGAGGCGATCGCTGGGGTCATCCAGTCCGACTCCCCAGCTCAGGCAGGGAGCCCAGAGCACACTGCTCGGGCTTGTGTCCAGCTGGCTTGAAATACCTCTGGGGAGGGAAACTCCACGCCTTCTCTATGCAGCCTGTTCACCGCACGGGGTGACCACAGAGTTCTTCCTTGTCttcaggtggaactttctgTATATCAGTTCCTGCCCGTTCCAATTGTCCCATTGCTGGTCCCCATGGAGCACAGCCTGGTCCATACAGGGATGAGGTACCCTCTCAGtgcctcttctccagcctgaaccgttccagctccctcagcttttcATTGTAAGAAAGGTGCTCCTTGATGAACTTTGTCACTCTCTACTGAACCTGCTCCAAGAGCTCCATGTGTTTCCTGTCCTGTCCAGAACTATACAGGCTTGAGGGAGCTTCCTGGCACCCCTTCTCTGCACCTCACAATGAGGTTCCTTGTTTCAGggtgagctgctgtgcccaagGCCTTCCAGGTGGGCgtcagtggtgctgctggctgccacaTACCTGAGCAGTgttggagctgctctggagcttgGGTTATTTGCTGGCATTCCCAAAGGGTCTTGTTTCTGGGGTGGCTTtggaaaaaagctgaaaaatatttgtggctTTGCCAAAGCTGATGAAAGGCAGCCGTTGTGCTTTACCTGTGGTGCTGTCAGTTTGAGGTGGATCTGTACCTGAACGAGTCAGCCTGCCAGACTCCCCTGGACTGGCAGTACCATGAGGAAATCCAGAAACTGGAGAAGGCTGGAGGTCGGAAGAACTGTCGCATATTCACCTACACTGACCACGACCGATTCACCAACCTAGAGGAGGTACCAGCTCTTAGTTACTCAGTGTTTGTCAAAAATTCCAGTCCTACTGCAGAGGAAACGTTTCTTGGTTCTCAGCCAGGCAGATAGCCTGAGTGCAGGAGAACACACTGCTGCAAAGCAGTTTCCCCTGGTGCCCCAGACTTGGTGTGGGATGTCCGTGGTTCAGAGCAGTGGTCGGGACAGCCAGAGGGACTTGGCTCTCTGGGAGCACTGCTCCACAAGAAGCTTGCTGGGTGGAGTAAGCTGTATTTTGCCACCAGAGCAGTGAAGGAATTCTGCAGTCATTTAGCAATTTGTCCTTTCATGTTGTGTGCATACCTGTTCCCTCTTCCAAGAggagagctgtgtttgtgtcttaACTGTATGTCCAGTTAAACTAGTTCCTGTCTgttcttccagctctgccagaagGTAACTGACTTGGATCATGAAGTGCCATCGTATCTGGTCGAGAGGATGGCCAATGTGAGGAGGAGAAGACAGGAACGTAGGCCTGTGTGAGTTCAAACTCAGGCTTGGAGCTTGTTCATTCAGGTTTTGTGGTGCTGGTGTCTCAGCTGTGGATCAGCCTGGTCTGTGGGAGCTGGTGGCTTGTGCAGTGTCACACGTGTAATCCAGCACTGTGACTCCTCATCATGgtgggtttggtgctgctgagtTGAGCTGTGACTGATGCTGTTCTGTTGTTGACAGAGAAGCAAGTTCTCTGAAGTCAAAAATCATCACCTGGGAACCTTCAGAAGAATTTATAAAGAACAATCATGTAATTAACACACCTGTCCAGACCATGTACATTATGGGGGACTTGGGACCTTATGGGAAGTAAGTAAAATCCTGAAGTAATCGTAATTTCCCAAAGAAAATCCACCTTCCCTCCTTACTCAAAACTCCTGTTTCTTTCATTAGTTTAGAGGGGAGAATTCCAAGAGCTCAGTAACATGGGCTGCAacttctttctgcttctttcttcaCTTGGGAGGTAGCTGAGTATATACTTCCAAAAGGCTTCTAAACCAGTGTAGGAAAGTGTGTATGTGTTCCCTTCTGTACCCCAAGTTCCTTTACCAGCTCTGCTGTTCCATAGCATGAGAGTGTCCATGCTCTCTGTTTAGACTGTGTTTTCCTGGTGTCCTCCTTCAGGCTTGGTCACAGGGAGTACGAAAATGTGCTTTGCACAATCAAGGTGGATGGCAATGGGGTGATCACAGTGAAGCCTGACTTCAGTGGCACCAAAGGAGCCTACCGGTgagtggggcagggctgggcctcctcctcctgggacTGGGGGCTAAGTGGCTGTTTCCTGGTCACCCAGGGGATCAGCACTTAAATtgagaagtatttaatttatttcaggggtttctaagaaaatattattgtgTGCTTACGCTCAGTGtcactctgtgtgtgctgtgtgggGCTTTGGTTCAAGTCTCTAGGGATGCAGGTTattatggaatcatggaatggtttcaattggaagggaccttaaagcccatctcattccaccccctgccatgggcagggacaaattccaccagaccaggttgctctaaACATTGTCCCAactggccttgggcacttccagagatggggcagccacagctgctctgggcaccctgtgctagggcctcaccaccctcagagggaggaatttattcctaatatccatctaaccctgccctctgtcagtttgaagccataCCCACTTGTTCCATCACTATATCCCTTGTAAAATTATGTTATGCATATGGTGAACTTAAGTAAGTCTTCTGTTTTGAGGGAATGGTGCTGGCAGACACTTGGGAGTGAGGAGAGGGCTGTGAGTGCCCTTGTCTCACTTCACAGGCTGGGtagaggggacactgctggtCAGGAGGGTCCCATTGATACCTGTCCCTATTCTCTGCATAATGGGGGagtttttcctgtgtgttttggggCTCTGCAGGATCGAGCTAGATGGAGAGAAGCGAGAGGTGTGGGAATACACCATTGAGAATGCATCTGCCCAGGTgcagccagaggaggaggagcgggAGCAGCGTGTGTTCAGAGATGTAAGTACTGGCCATGGAGCATATTCACTAGTTCTGAGTGACAGAGGCAGCTCAGATCATCATGGAAGTGTAACTGCTGGTGTTCTGCACACCTGAAGTGACAAAATGTCACTGCCCTGAGCCTCATCATGCTCAGAGAGCTGAGAACTACAGCAAAAACTCCCTGCTTCATCCCTTATTCCTTAAAGAGACCTTGTCTGTAGTTGtcctgcctctggctgcagtgctttATGGAGTGAGAATTGATGAAAGAAATCACCCCAACTCCATTCCTTCCTAGTGTCACCTGCcagtgtttttccttcccttttgaGCAGTGGGAAAACCCTTTCCCTAATCTTCCTCTTGTTACCTgtaatattattaaattatgtCTTGTTACCTGTAATGTCCCTGGATATTGGAATCCCATTTCACATcttgatttttctgaattacCTTTTTGTCTCTTGACAGTTCATGAAAGTACTTTTTGgtttaggcttttttttgtgcatttcctTACTGGTTTTGTGGTCACCAAGGAAATCATTATTTCACTATACTGATCTCTGCCTGGGCATTTCCTTGGAGTAGTTTGTACCTGTGTTTTTCAGATACCATTTAAGatttgatttttcagagcttCTTTTCTCTTAAAACTGGTCTTGGAGAACCAGAGCTGAAGTTCTGTGCAGTGTTAGCAGTTATCTATCTTTGTTCTATTGGATACTTGTATTCTCCATATCTGCTGTAACAATCTCACATGTGCTAAGCATGGTAATGATTTGAGTTTAAATTATATACAGTTTAAGTTTTGCAGTACATAACAGCAGATATAATGAAAATGCcactgtttttgttgttgtttgtgttCCCAGCTGTACGGGCGGCACAGGGATTACCTCAGTGGGCTCGTGGGCTCAGACTTTGAAATGGTGAGTTCCAGAggcactggcaggggctggagctctgtTGTCTCTGGGGTCTGGTGACCTGGTTCACACAGTTACCACTTGCAGCACAGTCTCCAAAGACTGTTTTGCTCTGGAAGGGGGTTGGCAGCTTTTACCATGTGGCTTTGAGCAGAAAATTGGGTCAGAAGGGACAAGTGGCAGTGGATTTGGGGTCTGCAGAGATCCTTCCTGCCCATTCAGGGCCTGCTGAACACTGCAGTCTCTGTGAGACAGTGCCTCAATGCCTGTGATTGTAGCACtttgagaaggaaggagggTTTATGTCTTCAGAGACAGTGATTGCTGTTAACTTCTTCAGGGTCAAACACTTTGTGCAAATAAACAGCCCCTCTCACAATCAGACTCATGCAGTTTCCATTCTCACTGAATTATGCAACTGCAATCTTTTCTTGCTCAAATACTGTTTGCCAATACAGTTAATACAAATCAGTGAAATACCATACGAAACAATGAAAGAAAGCTGAGCTTTCCAGTACTTTGATAGAGTGTCTCAGtgcttctccctgctccctcatCTTGGGCAAATGCAGGAACATGGCAGAAGCAGGGCTGTGATTACTGCAAGGGACTTCTCACTGTGTGTTACATCAGCTTTGACATCTGTAAGAGACCTGTTTACAAAACAATAAATTCCTGTGGGCTGAGTTTTGAGGGATTTGGTCTCTTTAGAGCCTCTTTCCAGAGGGACTGTTCACTTCTGGAAGTGATAGGACAAATCAAACCTCTTCCCTGGCCAAAATGGTAAATCATTCATGTCTGAAAACCCATGAAATACCTGTGTGAGATGCTGTTGGGAAGGAACTGCTGAGATTGCACTGGTGGTTGTTGAGCTCTTTATCTTGTTTATCTGCTAATTTTTCCAGCCTCTTCCGGGTACTCTGAGACTTTTCATTAATGGAGAAATAGGTGAGTCCTTATTCTAAACAGTAGTAGGGGCAAATGTgggtgtgctgggatggctgagGGTAAGATCCAAGGATTCATGAATCCCTAGATTCAAGAGGCCCTGGAATCTTTtacttccttcttctcctccttttcctgcagacGAATCCCTTGAGAGGCATTTATAGGTTGGAGGTTACAAATGCTGTAGCTGTTCTAAGAAGGCGTAGATCTGGAAAAAGGAGAGCAGATTGCTATAATCTCTATTAACTTCCCAAAGAAACCAATTAAATGTGTGAATTCCCTCATCTGGGTAAGGATACAGGGACAGGGCTAGTCTGGAGAAGGAATCTTCTCTGTGAGTTATCTCCTGTTCCTTTGAAGACTTTTCCCAGCTTCCAGCAGTAACTGATTTTCCTTGAAGTTATTGGTGGAGGCTCCCAAAAATCTACAGTGAATGCTAGAAGAATTTGTGTGGAATCAAAGAGCTGaagttcattttctcttctcagttTCAGCTCAAGGCTATGAGTATGACAATCTTTATGTGCATTTCTTCGTGGAGCTGCCTGACCGTGAGTATTCACATTCCCAACCACATCGCAGCAATTCAAGAGATGGAACAGGTTTTGGCTGGTCCATCAGACCAGTTCTGCTGAGAGTCAGCAAAAATTGATGTTGGGGCTGGGATCTAGTCACGGACCTTCAGAGCTTAAATGGTAGAACTCAGCTTAGGCTGGGACATAGAGGTGGTGGTGACCAGTCTATCCAAACTTCCTGATTTTGCAGAGAACAGCcttcctgtgctccctgccacaGTGACCTTGTCTGATTTCAGTGCTTGCCATTATGTTTTGTGCTGATACTAACATATTAAATTTTGATGCACTTACATGCATACCTGCTGCATGTATAGTTCTCCTAAAGCTatggctctgcctctgctctctaGATTTATCTGTTAAGGTACCACTTCTGCTACTCAGTACATTTAGATAAggctctgctttttctcttgacATGAGTTGGTGCTTTTCTTGGACAGTTCAGGGTGTTCTAAAGAGCAGTGCCTGGAACTGGACAGGGAAAAGTCATATGAGGAACAGAGAGAGCTGAGGGGGCTCAGCCAGAAGGAGGCCTAGAGGGAACCTTCTCACTCTCtgcaactccctgacaggagggtgtagccaggtgggggtcaggctctgctcgCAgacaagcaacaggacaagaggaaacagtcACAACTTGCACCAGGGGAGGTCTGGGTTGGACATGAGGAATAATTGCTCTGTGGAAAGGGTgatcaggcactggaaggagctgcccagggcagtggtggagttctcatccctggaggtgtctgaggaatgactggatgtggcactcagtgctctggccTGGTTGACAAGGTGGGGGTTGGTCATAGGTGGGATTCAATGATACTGGAGggtttttccaacctcagtggTTCAGTGATTCTCTGAATGTCTGGGTGGGTTACGTTACTTTTTGCCCCAGTCATCAGGAACTGACATTCTGCTTTGAACTGCTCTGGTTTGTGAGTTTGGCCTCACTCCAAGCCTTCATCTTTTCCTGTTCCCCCCAGAGTGGTCAAGCTCCCCgttccagcagctctcaggagtGACACAGACCTGTGCCACCAAGACAGTGGGCTGGGTAAGGACATTTTACTGCAGAGTAATTTGAACAGGCAGTCTCTGGAGTGGAACGTGTAACAAACTACAGATACATTCAGCAAAGGCCCTGAGTTGAGGGCTCCCTTCAAGACCAGAGCATGTGTGGGTTTCTCCTTATTCTAATTATACTTGTCATTTTTTCAAGGAGTCACCATCTCCAAATAAAACTAGACCAAATAAAACTATTCCCGGGCATTTTCTGGAACCTCacttttttattcattcttGCTGACTGATTGCCTTTGGAgctttgatttttgtgttttccaatGCTCTGAGGTAACCAAGCATTGTTCCAGCttgcctggggcaggaatgtGCAGAGTCTCTACATTGACTTAGAATTTAATCatcttttaaatgtattttatattttttcatactACATAAATAATTATCACACAACATTTCTGGAACACCACTGTTTGAGGTACTGTGCTTGGCTGTAAAGTTTGACACTGCCCTGTAGTTATGCAACTGACTGAATTTTCCTTTGAGGTGTGTTACTCaccttttccattattttcaaCATCCTATTCCATCAATGTGGCAGTAAGGAGTGTATGCAGGTTCATCCTGCAGTCATGTTTTTGTGTGATGTAATGGATCTTTTTGGGCAGCATCACCTGCTTTCTACCATTAGTTcctttttcccagctctctaTGCCCTCTGCAAAGCTGGTGCTGAATTCTCTTGTCCAGGAATCTGATCTCTGCCCTGTTCTTTTTCTAGGATAAGGTGGCATACTTCTGCTACCCCTTCACTGTGGAGATGTTTTACACCCAAGAAGATGAAGGTGTGTTTCCTTGTTACTCTGAAATCCTTTGGTCCTACTCTAGCCATCATGCTATCTGTCCTGTTGGAGATGAAATGTTTCTGGTTCAAGAAAATTCACCCTGCCACCACACAGCTCCTGGACACATCCTGTGTTTGCCCAGGAATCCATTAGCATTTTTATGGATTTATGGATCTGCCCTGTTTCCAGGCTGTAGGCAGCTTTATCTGGTTGGAAAACTACTTGGATCTTGGCTTGTCTCCTTAAACATGGTGTGCAGGGCCATGTTGCTGTTCCTgatgtgctgcacagagccctgggttgctgcagctgaagaacCAGGCAGCTTTTTTATACACAACTAAAACTCTGTGCTGAGTCTTACATTTGTAGACGTGCTCAGTGACCTGTATAATCCCTAGATAGTTCATGTCACTTTGAAACTTCAGCTCTATTTTAAGCTGGGCTTCTCtgctgcctgttcctgctgctgcctcaccaATCCTATTGCTCTGTGGATACAATTGCTAGGGACAGCTCTGTGGCATGCCTTGCCACTTGAATCCAATGTACACTTTGGATTTGGGTATTCAACCAACACTAATGAATTTTCAGACTGGAAGAAACACGGTGAGTTTGTttc
This region includes:
- the MKS1 gene encoding Meckel syndrome type 1 protein, with the protein product GGSAVCRSRDPAVYRSRDPVRNLRLRVRIQRVSPAGPLLPRAPPLAGPERPGRADSEEAGAVPLRVTAASRAGAQRAPADSLEEEEVEVGWQEKLFSQFEVDLYLNESACQTPLDWQYHEEIQKLEKAGGRKNCRIFTYTDHDRFTNLEELCQKVTDLDHEVPSYLVERMANVRRRRQERRPVEASSLKSKIITWEPSEEFIKNNHVINTPVQTMYIMGDLGPYGKLGHREYENVLCTIKVDGNGVITVKPDFSGTKGAYRIELDGEKREVWEYTIENASAQVQPEEEEREQRVFRDLYGRHRDYLSGLVGSDFEMPLPGTLRLFINGEIVSAQGYEYDNLYVHFFVELPDQWSSSPFQQLSGVTQTCATKTVGWDKVAYFCYPFTVEMFYTQEDEDSLPQWPVLYFEVLSLDFWQRYRVEGYGSLVLPACPGVHMLTIPTWRPVGLGTVAEMRRFFIGGSPELEDLTYIRTPSTFKGKRLSRFGFRTETTGSVTFRLYCLQQSKAFLESSALRQRMQSVLDRLGGFSQQSSVYNVLEAFQRARRRMQEARESLPQDLINTSASTALQPPEP